The Brassica rapa cultivar Chiifu-401-42 chromosome A10, CAAS_Brap_v3.01, whole genome shotgun sequence genome segment TAGACTTTTGATATATACTTTTAAGTTTAGGATGTTGATATTACAAAGGTTTCTTCTATGCTGAAAATTGATTTTTCTAATAGGTCCACCGCAGCTATATGAGCTTGACTTTGACAAATTCCATATATGCTTTGAACCTGCAAATATTCTATACTTTTGAGAGAAAAACCGAAAAGAAATTGACTTTTGAGCTTTGGACATTGTGTGATATGGGTTATAAGATGAGTTTCAAACTTAGAGGAATGCACTAAATTTACTTCGACCAATGATTAGTATGTAACAATATCGGATCATTCATTATCATTAGTTGAAATAAAACGCTCATGCTTTATTATGTTTTCACTTTTACCACAAAATTGGACGAAATATTGCCTTTAGTTTCCGTTTATTACGAAATCTCTCAAGTTCATAACTGAAAATTGGTCGCACAGATCCTTATCAGTTAGACTTTGTAAATGTTGTACTTTTTCAAAATTCCATTTGTATATACTTTAAAAAGTCCTTGATGTAATATTGAGTTAGAAAAGATCACGTCACGTAACGTGGTCATGTGAGATTTAACACGGCAGTGTTTTCAAACCGTAATCCAAATTTGTACAAGTCAAATGAAAATGTTGACCATCTTATGGATCAATGTGGTTGGATACTAGCTAGGAAAGGAGGTACAAACTCTCGAGCATCTAAAAGGCTATTACAGGAATCTCTCCAAGATTAGGTTTTGATTTCAGGCAAAAGTTGGCCATGGCCCATGAGAAGTGATAAGTATAGAGCAAGCAATGGATCAGATCAGCTATGGCGGAGAGTGGTACCGTTTGGTACCTACACTACTGGTCCTCCTTTCATCAGAGAATGGAATAGGAATGTGATgaagatgaggaggaggagggtgaAAGTGGCTccacataaatgatatatactTGATAAAGTGATGACTAGAAGAGAACATCATTTTGGTTTTCGAATTCTTTACAAGCAATGCATAACGTTTTGGCTTTGGTGTGCGGGTTGTTTGTTTCTCACATATATCACCACCAGTGTACACACACACCATGGCGTTTTGGGCGTCTTCTGTAACATGGTTAGCTTGCTGCTGCCATGTTGAGTTTATTTGGTATCTCaagaaaatatatctttttttttttttttgtcaaacaagaagaaaatatatCTATTGCTTAACATAACAAACAGACAGCCTCGAAGGCCCATTAAATCTAATTATGGGTGTCAAAATTGCGAGGCCCGATAATTATTCAAATATCATCGTCCAATTCTGAAGCACTCTGATTCCCATTTCTCCAAGTATTGACATTAATTATGATAAATGCATTGCCAATCTGATTGATATACAGTCTCAATGAAGGAAGAAAGGAGTGGTAGTCGATAGATGTTCAATTACCACATGTTTTATATCTATTGGTTTACTGAAATAGTTTGCTCAAAAACAAGTCCAACCGTGCGAGACCCAACGTCCTGGTTGGTTCCTTCCTAAAATTAaggaaaagagaaaaacaaGCTTTATTTCGTTTCTTTTCTTGtctataaaatttagaaaaagcCTTATTTGCTTTTGCcttcaaaattttggatttcctGAAGAAATCTTTGTGTAATCGAGAATAAATGGATCAGGTGTTCAACAAGGTTGGATCCTACTGGTTAGGTCAGAAGGCGAACAAGCAGTTTGACTCTGTCGGCAAGGATGTCAGCGTACGTACCCCCTCCCTACCAAAATTATAATTACCAATCaacagaatattttttttttccataatcAAAAGTTCCATCTAAatcgatttttttattaatagtttttttgtttctgaaacTGCATTCATAAATCACATTATTAATAGTTTCTATTAATTTTCCCGTATACGAGGCATGAATGATCTCTGACTGCATGTATATACGTTTCGTATGGAAAATTTACCTTACTTTTTCAGTCATTTGTGACATTGCTTACTAGCCAGCTATATCACGTGGGAGATTTGGACATGCATGTGTTCTGTGATTCTCATTTTCTCGTTATGTCTATAGATTGTGTGATTctcctctcttttttctttttaggaATTGGTGTGATTCTAATTATTGCcatattgattatatatatgcTCCACAATTTACGATAACGCAACTAATTATGTTCTTCCTTGAgcatattcttgttttttttttttaccagtcGCTATCAACGAGCATCGAAGGAGGAACAAAATGGTTGGTCAACAAATTCAAAGGTTTATATAACTTGACATTCGATTTTTCCATCATATATTGATGAACCACAAAGATTACAAGAAAAAAGGTTAGATAAAAGATAATAACACGTAGGAACTTACGGTAATCGATGAATATACAGGAACAATGCAGAAGCCGTTGGCTGAGTTGCTAAAAGAATATGATTTGCCGGTTGGCATCTTCCCACGCGATGCTACAAACTACGAGTTCGATGAGCAGACAAAGAAACTGACGGTGCTGATCCCATCAGTCTGCGAAGTTGGCTACAAAGACTCATCGGTCTTAAAATTCACCACAACAGTAACGGGACGTCTTGAGAAAGGGAAGCTAGGTGACTTGGAAGGAATGAAGACAAAAGTAATGATATGGGTCAAAGTCACAAGCATCTCTGCAGATTCATCAAAGGTCTATTTCACTGCAGGTGTGAAGAAGAGCAGAAACCGAGATGCTTATGAGGTGCTAAGAGATGGCGTCCGAGCCGATAAATTTTAGTTACTCCATATATTCTTCTCCTTACCGACTCTTCTTacttaaaacatataaatatttttccttCTTCAATTTGCACGATCGGCTTCATTTGAAGATACATTAACCGGTGTGTGTTTTATGAagaactagggtcggcccgggctacgcccgggttttttgtttaaattttagttttgtattatatattttatatggtatttttgatatataaatattataatctattataaaaatataagtattcagacaattataaaaaaaaaggattcaattattttatatatttttattttctttatattttgtttaattttgtttctcaaactattattttttggaAATTTGTTTTGATCATCTATTAGcttttagttgttgttttgcGTTAATACCTTATTAATTTCACTTAactgaaaattatttatttaaaaaaaaaaacatgggaTTCACTTCTTtgatatatagtttttaatattggtttgataaaacatttaaaatcaacTCAGCGATTCcgatattttttgttattacgAATTTTCTCATGTTAATTATCTCtttgaattttttgaaaaaaaaaagcagtgaATAATTTTGTTATACAGCATTAGTTTCACGATTCTAATCAAATCACTGATATTATAGACTACACACTTTATTACGAAAGAAACGGATGCTTGGATACAAATTAAGTGAATAACAAAGTTGATCTTATACGGCAATATATTGATCTCAACCATAGCACTGGCACATTGAGATGCCATAGTTTCTTCTTTACGACTTTGTGTTATCCTTTTAAACCCctgaacacaaaaaaaaaaaaaacttacaataaGTTGCATGAGCTGCAACGAAGCGCAAATAACACCAATAATTATTCCACTGAATCAAACTTAGAATTGACTCATCAAATACCAATAGAAAACTCAACTCTTTGTTTGAATCTGTTGAAGAAAGTCAGAATCTTTGGCAAAAGACGAACCTGTTATCAAGCTGGTCACCTGTATCAAattcaagagaaaaaaaaaagattctttGACTACCCCTAACTTGAGTGGAATCTAAACGAAGCTGACAAAGATGTGATCATCAATAAACTTTGAGAAAGATAATACGTAGCTGCAAAATTCAGTGAAAGGCCAATAAAGTGCTTTACTTTTCTGTGACTCGTTGAACAGCAATCGAAGGGGAAGCATAAAGGAGATTATCAAAGGGAGaggaatttaaaaaaacaataaaagaaaactgaaacaaaatcaACCACCAAAATCGAAATCTAAATCATCTCCCATAAACGAAgcttttgaattaaaaaatgataatcaatacatgaataaatttaaaagaatccacaaacaaaatcaaaaacgaAATCATCTCCCATAAACTAAAGTTTTGGAAAAAGTTTGATCATTATGAGTTTCAAAGCCAATATATCAAGAGGAAAGAACTTATAAAGTTCAGAGGATAAACTTAAACAGGAAGAGGTTCACCggaaattttaatattagtgAACTTAGAGAACGATTTAGTATATGAAAGATGAGTAGTAGGAAGAGGAAGAGATCGTGACTTACAGCAGAGTAATACCGATGTATTTATACCCAGACATTACAGATCCGGCCGACGCGAAACACACATTGAAGAACTCTTAGTGGGCCACTGTATTAATGGAAATTAAACACATAGAATCCATAACGCAATCCGTTTCGAGAAATCGAGGAAATTGATCGTTACACAATAACTCGCTCGCAAAGAAGGGAGAGCGTGGGCTACACAGACGCCCTACCTAGCTGACACGTGTCAACAAAAGCCCCATCCTGTTTGGTGTCGTGGAGGCCTGTATGCATCACACAAgtcaactttatatatatagatatggtGATGACTTTTAATACTGCCGGAGCATTTCTTGCAGGTACACGTTGGCTGAAATTATAATCTTGCGAGTTTCAacgatattttaattataatcttCTGTTTCAGACAAGTCAGTTTTCCAACTGAAATTTACAAAACCATCATTATAGCAAAATCCATTTTGCATCCAAAAACACACTTCCCCCAACGTCTAAAATGCCTCCTAAACTCCTAGAGAGTTCCCTATCAAtggctctctctctcatctcatGAGTAATGACTTTGCCAtagatacaaaaaaaagaagaaggctTTTTCACTTTACAAAGCCACTGCGGATAGAAAGCCACGCCTCCCCATGGATGAACACGGCACCTTTTCCCACCCTTTGCCATCCTTGTAACACTCAACCTGTaatcaaacacacacacacacacacacaccatcAAGAGTTTATATAATGGGTAAATGATGATGAGCTTTGTCATTTCAAATAGACAAGTAACAAACAATACAGTGTCTAAGATGTCTACTCCTTCCCCCTTGTATCCTCCGATCACATATATGCAGTCTTTCACTACTGCCGCTGCTGAATATCCTCTCGCCTCCTTCATTGCTTCTCCCTCTATCCATGTCCCTCTCCGTGGCTCATATATCTCCACACTCGATACCATTGTCGATCCATCATACCCACCTATCGCATATCTGCACAAGCTTTCATCATCTTTTACCAACTCTTCTTTTTGTTATTCTTAATCCTAAACTATATATCTCAAGGTTTTTAACCTTCGCAAAATAACTGAAATAGGGTCACAAAATTATGGGTTAAGAAGTTAAAAAGAAACTCACATGTAAGCGCAAACAATATTGTTCTGATTATCTAGCGAGTGAGCGTTGCAGGttaacttttttatttgataaactGTTAACATAGTTTTATTACAATCAGTAGAACCTACTGTATATTGTTTAACAGAGATCATCTCATTTTCCCTGTGTGCTTGTtcttaagagaaaaaaaacgaTGGTGAGAGGAAACTTACAGTTTCTCGTTCAAAACAACAAGAGAATGGCAGCCTCTTCTTGACTTCATCGATGCAATTCTCATCCACGAGTGCTCTCTAGGATCAAACCTTTCAGCTGTGCTGTtagaagtagagagagagagtttcgtTCTTGTTAGTTTCACATTATCAGCGCTAAGATTAGGGGGAAAAACAGAAGAGAGGCCTTAATGTTCTTACTTGAGGTACTCCTGCCCATCAAAACCACCGACAGCATATATCGAACCGTTATGCTCCGAGGCTGCAACTGCAAATCTCTGAGATCACACAACAGCGATTCATTACTTGAATGGTACAAGTCAGCGAAATAGAGAGAATATGGATAATGAAGTAAGTTTACCTTGTGCTCCATTGACCTTGTTCTGATCCATCTCCCTATATCTGGATCAAGCATCTCAACATCTGAAAAAACCACCTCAGCGTTCCCGCCTCCTATTGCAAATATTTTTCCATCCAACGTGGCTCCACCTAAATTTCCTTTCCGGTCGTTCAAGGGAGGGCACAAGCTCCACCGGCCATCCGTCTCGTTATATGATTCAACTTCAAACATAAGAAATAAGAGGGAGAGTAAAAAAAACAAGCCAGGAGTGGTAGACACTGTATACGCACATTTAGAGTAAAGTGCGCGACATCAATACACCTCATTAAACAGTAATCTgctcaaaattttggtttagtaaTTTTCTGAGAATCACAGTAGTATGCTTCTGCTACCCATATTCAGCTTCTGTATTGTTTTTATATGTGTTGTTAACAGACCTTAATGCATTACTAGTTAACACATGTTAGCAAAAAGGAAAGAGAGGCCCTACCTGTGTTCGACCAGCCATGGCCACCTTCATCCCCTCCAAAGACGTAAACTTTACCATCCAATTTTGCCACTGAAGCATTTGAGCGGATACAGCTCATCGAACTATGAGCCATTACAGCATTCCTAGATGGAAAATATGATTGCACTGATGACAATCCTGATTCAGAGTAACCATCAAATCCCCCCAAAAGAAGTATTGCCTCGGTTGAATCATCTGGTGAATGGCTCTCCCCATCATCACTACCACGAGCTTTGGAGATCAAAGAACCTGCTGATTTGGACTCCAGCATGTTGCAACGCTCTCTCAGTCTATGGATTTCAATGTGTGCTTCACCCTGtaataccaaaaaaacaaagtCTCATGAAGTTTGAGCTTACATACTGAAAATAACAAAGCATCATTTCTACTGATATGAGGACTGTCATTATGGTGCAAAAACTGGGTGGAATATACTTATGTTTCAACTGGAGGACGTTTGTCA includes the following:
- the LOC103847510 gene encoding uncharacterized protein At5g01610, which translates into the protein MDQVFNKVGSYWLGQKANKQFDSVGKDVSSLSTSIEGGTKWLVNKFKGTMQKPLAELLKEYDLPVGIFPRDATNYEFDEQTKKLTVLIPSVCEVGYKDSSVLKFTTTVTGRLEKGKLGDLEGMKTKVMIWVKVTSISADSSKVYFTAGVKKSRNRDAYEVLRDGVRADKF
- the LOC103847512 gene encoding kelch-like protein 8, with protein sequence MAQSRANFSSRNLTKTQLGGVVFGCTKHTIKECLSKHLFGLPYNHISYVQKIDTALPLFLFNYSDRKLHGIFEAAGPGLLNINPYAWTSNGSDRTSFPAQVQISARLQCEPLSEEQFKSAIEDNYYTPHHFWFELDHLQTNKLICLLTSFALKPKPPLSTCTPQNRQLFHFPSSPQIGDNTDQVKPSKNEPVEVSLVSAKESSSSPTPPLLEELRDLALSHDDNTLIKTVDQANIPTCNTLTCSAGKGDGGSLVSSPPQHTIIQLMHEVKELRAYGIENSTKICYLEEKLGEAHIEIHRLRERCNMLESKSAGSLISKARGSDDGESHSPDDSTEAILLLGGFDGYSESGLSSVQSYFPSRNAVMAHSSMSCIRSNASVAKLDGKVYVFGGDEGGHGWSNTVESYNETDGRWSLCPPLNDRKGNLGGATLDGKIFAIGGGNAEVVFSDVEMLDPDIGRWIRTRSMEHKRFAVAASEHNGSIYAVGGFDGQEYLNTAERFDPREHSWMRIASMKSRRGCHSLVVLNEKLYAIGGYDGSTMVSSVEIYEPRRGTWIEGEAMKEARGYSAAAVVKDCIYVIGGYKGEGVDILDTVECYKDGKGWEKVPCSSMGRRGFLSAVAL